The following coding sequences lie in one Mucilaginibacter sp. KACC 22773 genomic window:
- a CDS encoding FKBP-type peptidyl-prolyl cis-trans isomerase has translation MKNIFYLLTALFGVATLTARAQNGMQTTPAGAQYQIFTHNTGEKIKLNDIVYFNYIQMTDKDSVLYSSFKTGKPQPAQIRPSQNVADLMDIFPLLTLNDSAMVKVPTDSIFKGHEEARPPFFPKGSKLVFILKIIKVQSLQEAMAERTAAIEKMKSQEATETNTYITANKLSPVTTASGLKYIVTKASALRKPLNGDTVMVNYTGYLLNGQVFDTSIQSNAKAAGVEQPGRPYEPIPVVLGSHGVIPGWEEGLALLNEGAKAKFIIPSKLGYGEQGMGNGAIPPYATLVFDLEVVKVKPGKHAPVAAKPGIKHTLKKKTTVSKKKN, from the coding sequence ATGAAAAACATATTTTATTTATTAACGGCCCTGTTTGGCGTAGCTACGTTAACCGCCCGTGCACAAAACGGTATGCAAACCACGCCGGCCGGCGCCCAATACCAGATTTTCACACATAACACCGGCGAAAAAATTAAACTGAACGATATTGTTTATTTTAATTATATCCAGATGACTGATAAAGATTCGGTTTTATATAGCTCATTTAAAACAGGCAAGCCTCAGCCTGCACAAATCCGCCCATCGCAAAACGTAGCCGATTTGATGGATATTTTCCCGCTGCTTACCCTGAACGATAGCGCAATGGTGAAAGTACCTACCGACTCTATTTTTAAAGGGCACGAAGAAGCGCGTCCGCCGTTTTTCCCTAAAGGCAGCAAACTGGTGTTTATCCTTAAAATTATCAAGGTTCAATCTTTACAGGAAGCTATGGCCGAACGTACAGCGGCTATCGAGAAGATGAAATCACAGGAAGCCACTGAAACCAACACCTACATAACAGCAAACAAACTAAGCCCGGTTACAACAGCATCCGGCTTAAAGTATATTGTAACCAAGGCATCGGCCTTACGCAAACCATTAAATGGCGATACAGTAATGGTTAATTATACCGGCTATTTATTAAACGGGCAGGTATTTGACACCAGTATACAGTCCAATGCCAAGGCAGCAGGTGTTGAGCAGCCTGGCCGCCCGTATGAACCTATACCTGTAGTATTGGGCTCTCACGGTGTAATACCTGGTTGGGAAGAAGGCCTGGCTTTGTTGAACGAAGGGGCAAAAGCAAAATTCATCATCCCGTCAAAATTGGGCTATGGCGAACAAGGTATGGGTAATGGCGCTATTCCGCCCTACGCAACCCTGGTGTTCGACCTTGAAGTTGTAAAGGTAAAACCCGGTAAACATGCACCTGTTGCCGCCAAGCCCGGTATTAAACACACGTTAAAGAAAAAAACAACTGTATCTAAAAAGAAAAATTAA
- a CDS encoding FKBP-type peptidyl-prolyl cis-trans isomerase — protein MKQKLMFLAIAAIGFTSCNGGFKKGDAGLLYNIHTSKGGTHIKDGDFVSVNMIVKTDGDSVLSNTYDMGHPIIIMPMPKPQAKGDIYAGLEMLGEGDSATFKVPTDSIFKGGQQRPPNLKGKFLIFQVNINKVLAKGALTEQVFRGRVQDYLKTLTEGMKAQEPGKIKKYIADHNLKVTTTSSGLNYVITTPGTGPTPAVGDTAVVNYTGRLPNGKIFETSVKEVAIKEKQPIEPGRPYAPIRIPVGQGKVIPGWDEGLQLMNKGSKITLVIPSAIAYKDQGVGPIGPYTPIIFEMEMVEIVKPNPNAPKPVEPQMQMQQAPSQSQPTQK, from the coding sequence ATGAAACAAAAATTAATGTTCCTGGCCATTGCTGCAATTGGATTTACAAGTTGCAACGGAGGCTTTAAAAAAGGAGATGCCGGATTACTTTATAACATCCACACATCTAAAGGCGGTACGCATATTAAAGATGGCGATTTCGTAAGTGTAAATATGATTGTAAAAACCGATGGCGATTCGGTATTAAGCAATACTTATGATATGGGCCACCCTATCATTATTATGCCAATGCCTAAGCCACAGGCAAAAGGTGATATTTATGCCGGCCTTGAAATGCTTGGCGAAGGCGATAGCGCAACCTTTAAAGTACCTACCGACTCGATATTTAAAGGTGGCCAGCAGCGCCCGCCAAACCTGAAAGGCAAGTTCTTAATATTCCAGGTTAATATTAACAAAGTATTGGCAAAAGGCGCGCTTACCGAACAGGTTTTCCGTGGCAGGGTACAGGATTACTTAAAAACCCTTACCGAAGGCATGAAAGCGCAGGAGCCGGGCAAAATCAAAAAATACATTGCCGATCATAACCTTAAAGTTACAACTACATCATCTGGCTTAAATTATGTTATAACCACGCCGGGTACAGGCCCAACCCCTGCAGTTGGCGATACCGCCGTTGTTAACTACACCGGCAGGCTTCCAAATGGTAAAATATTTGAAACCAGTGTTAAAGAAGTAGCGATAAAAGAAAAACAACCAATTGAACCAGGCCGCCCGTATGCACCTATCCGCATTCCTGTTGGACAGGGTAAAGTTATACCAGGCTGGGACGAAGGCTTGCAATTGATGAACAAAGGATCAAAAATTACTTTGGTTATCCCTTCGGCTATTGCTTATAAAGATCAGGGCGTTGGCCCAATCGGCCCATACACACCAATTATTTTCGAAATGGAAATGGTTGAAATTGTGAAACCTAATCCAAATGCGCCAAAACCGGTTGAGCCGCAGATGCAAATGCAACAGGCGCCAAGCCAGTCACAACCTACTCAAAAATAA
- a CDS encoding DHH family phosphoesterase, with protein MLDLAALTELLASPKKIVITTHHKPDGDAMGSSLGLYNYLIQQGHHASVIAPTDYPAFLSWLPRNGDVIIYTEQAEKSAALIADADLIFCLDFNALSRINEMGVLVGESKAYKIMIDHHLEPQDFDDYRHWNINACATAQLIYDFIVNELHHRELINADVATCLYTGIMTDSASFRLPNTTSTVHRIVADLIDMGAVNWRIHELVYNSATENRLRFLGHCLANCLEVLPEYHTAIIAVNNTDLHKYDVDTGDTEGIVNYALSMADIKLAAFIVERNDRVKLSLRSKGEFPANEICKKYFDGGGHRNAAGGHSSNTLEQVIQQFKTILPEYKKLLNQ; from the coding sequence ATGTTAGATTTAGCCGCGCTTACAGAACTTTTAGCAAGCCCCAAAAAAATAGTGATCACTACCCATCATAAACCTGATGGTGATGCTATGGGTTCGTCATTGGGTTTGTACAATTATTTGATACAGCAAGGTCACCATGCCTCGGTTATTGCGCCTACAGATTATCCCGCATTTTTAAGCTGGCTGCCCCGCAATGGCGATGTTATCATCTACACTGAACAGGCCGAAAAGTCGGCAGCGTTAATTGCCGATGCCGATCTAATATTTTGCCTTGATTTTAACGCCTTAAGCCGCATTAATGAAATGGGTGTTTTGGTAGGCGAAAGCAAGGCCTATAAAATCATGATAGATCATCACTTGGAACCCCAGGATTTCGATGATTATCGTCACTGGAACATTAATGCCTGCGCAACGGCCCAGCTCATTTACGATTTTATTGTTAACGAACTGCACCATCGGGAACTTATTAACGCCGATGTAGCAACCTGCTTATACACCGGCATCATGACCGATTCGGCATCGTTCCGCCTGCCCAATACCACATCAACCGTACACCGAATAGTGGCCGATTTGATTGATATGGGGGCAGTTAACTGGCGCATTCATGAACTGGTGTACAATAGCGCAACCGAAAACCGGTTAAGGTTTTTAGGGCATTGCCTGGCAAATTGCCTGGAAGTACTGCCCGAATACCATACCGCCATTATTGCCGTTAATAATACCGACCTGCATAAATACGATGTTGATACCGGCGATACCGAAGGCATTGTAAACTATGCGCTATCAATGGCCGACATCAAGCTGGCTGCATTTATAGTTGAACGCAACGACAGGGTGAAACTTTCATTACGGTCAAAAGGCGAGTTTCCGGCAAACGAAATTTGTAAAAAGTACTTTGATGGCGGCGGTCACCGCAATGCAGCCGGCGGTCATTCAAGCAATACCCTTGAACAGGTTATACAACAATTTAAAACCATATTACCCGAATATAAAAAACTATTAAATCAATAA
- a CDS encoding nucleoside-diphosphate kinase, which yields MTTNRTFTMIKPDAVANGHIGAIIDKITKSGFKIIALKYTALSAEKAGQFYEVHKERPFYNALVTFMSSGPIVAAILEKDNAIEDFRKLIGATDPAKADEGTIRNLFAKSIDANAVHGSDSDENAAIEGSFFFSAFEKF from the coding sequence ATGACCACAAACAGAACTTTTACCATGATTAAGCCTGATGCCGTTGCAAACGGACATATTGGTGCTATAATTGACAAGATAACCAAAAGCGGCTTTAAAATAATTGCACTTAAATACACTGCTTTAAGCGCCGAAAAGGCAGGCCAGTTTTATGAAGTGCATAAAGAGCGCCCGTTTTATAATGCCCTGGTAACATTTATGTCGTCTGGACCAATAGTGGCTGCTATTTTGGAGAAAGATAATGCCATTGAGGATTTTCGTAAACTGATTGGCGCTACCGATCCTGCTAAAGCCGATGAAGGTACCATCCGTAATCTTTTTGCAAAATCAATTGATGCAAATGCCGTTCACGGATCCGATTCGGACGAAAATGCCGCTATCGAAGGCAGTTTCTTTTTCTCGGCATTTGAGAAATTTTAA
- a CDS encoding DUF721 domain-containing protein, producing MRKTNDKSLKEAIEQMLNVYKIKRRYDETGVVAAWPELVGKSVANRTKELFIRDKKLFLRIESSVIKHELMLMRSQIIDKINAEAKGILVEEIVFL from the coding sequence ATGCGTAAAACAAACGACAAATCATTAAAAGAGGCCATTGAGCAGATGCTTAATGTATACAAAATTAAGCGCCGCTATGATGAAACCGGGGTGGTTGCGGCATGGCCCGAGCTGGTTGGTAAATCGGTAGCAAATCGTACTAAAGAATTATTTATCCGCGACAAAAAATTGTTCCTGCGGATTGAGTCATCTGTGATAAAACACGAATTGATGCTAATGCGCAGCCAGATAATAGATAAAATTAATGCTGAGGCAAAAGGAATTTTGGTTGAGGAGATTGTATTTTTATAA
- the recF gene encoding DNA replication/repair protein RecF (All proteins in this family for which functions are known are DNA-binding proteins that assist the filamentation of RecA onto DNA for the initiation of recombination or recombinational repair.), with translation MYLQQLSVINFKNYEEAELVFSKGVNAFTGNNGAGKTNLLDAIHYLSLCKSYFNPIDSQQIKQGTDFFIITGVFNKNQQTEAVACSVKRNQKKQFKRNKKDYQRLADHIGLLPLVMISPYDTSIITEGSEERRKFIDNVISQTDNHYLDELITYNKVLANRNALLKLIADTGRYDPSLLEVMDEQLVQSGNRIFERRKAFMEGFTEIFNKHYSFLSDDAELVELAYESQLLQDDFAGLLKRTVERDRALERTTAGIHKDDLQFGIHGMAMKKFGSQGQQKSFLIALKLAQYTFLYQQKGFKPLLLLDDIFDKLDDERVTKLMKMVSNNNFGQVFITDTSVKRVSEIFEKIAVEVKLFNVSKGAIDA, from the coding sequence ATGTATCTGCAGCAGCTATCCGTTATCAATTTTAAAAATTACGAAGAGGCCGAACTTGTTTTCAGCAAGGGAGTGAATGCCTTTACGGGTAACAATGGCGCAGGCAAAACCAATTTGCTTGATGCTATACATTACCTGTCGCTTTGCAAAAGTTACTTTAACCCAATAGATAGTCAGCAGATAAAACAAGGCACCGATTTTTTTATTATAACCGGCGTTTTTAATAAAAACCAGCAAACCGAGGCCGTAGCATGCTCGGTAAAACGGAACCAAAAAAAACAGTTTAAGCGAAATAAAAAAGACTACCAGCGCCTGGCCGACCATATTGGCCTGCTGCCATTGGTGATGATATCGCCCTATGATACCAGCATTATAACCGAAGGCAGCGAGGAGCGCCGCAAGTTTATTGATAATGTAATATCGCAAACAGATAACCATTACCTTGATGAGCTGATAACCTACAACAAAGTATTAGCCAACCGCAACGCGCTGCTGAAACTGATAGCTGATACGGGCCGGTATGACCCAAGCTTATTAGAGGTGATGGATGAGCAGTTGGTGCAATCGGGCAATCGCATATTTGAGCGCCGCAAGGCTTTTATGGAAGGCTTTACCGAAATTTTCAACAAACACTACAGTTTTTTAAGCGACGATGCCGAACTGGTTGAACTGGCTTACGAGTCGCAGTTATTACAGGATGATTTTGCCGGCTTGCTGAAAAGAACGGTAGAGCGGGACAGGGCCCTTGAACGCACTACCGCCGGTATCCACAAAGACGATCTTCAATTTGGCATACACGGCATGGCCATGAAAAAATTCGGGTCGCAGGGGCAGCAAAAATCATTTTTGATAGCACTTAAACTGGCGCAGTATACTTTTTTATACCAGCAAAAAGGATTTAAGCCCTTGTTACTACTGGATGATATTTTTGATAAGCTGGATGACGAACGCGTTACCAAACTAATGAAAATGGTGAGCAACAATAATTTTGGACAAGTATTTATTACTGATACCAGCGTGAAGCGGGTGAGTGAAATATTTGAAAAAATTGCTGTGGAGGTTAAATTATTTAATGTGAGCAAAGGAGCTATCGATGCGTAA
- a CDS encoding DUF3108 domain-containing protein has product MKTELIVEKIIVITVTLLLLAAHCPRVMAQTDTIRLKDKRLITANLKPGLRQYLVYLQNLKDDRRLRMSIWLRDVETGNRNGEELFTVTQHWYAADSASYRSTCSVNRASDFTPVYHSETIGTKTKAFNWSATKIAGSDTVKNNLAKDFLLNVKEPYFNWNLDIETFEMLPLAAGKTFAINFYDAVSNTPEYAVYKVTGSEELATLDNEKVDCWKLFTEANYKGQHYTQTFWISKNSHEFLREEDFFNGGYRYKIKLAGAAPDVVKRFGK; this is encoded by the coding sequence ATGAAAACCGAACTTATAGTTGAAAAAATAATAGTTATTACCGTTACATTACTATTGCTGGCTGCGCATTGCCCCAGGGTAATGGCGCAAACAGATACTATCCGCTTAAAAGATAAGCGCCTTATTACGGCTAACCTAAAGCCAGGGCTGCGGCAATACCTGGTATATTTACAAAATCTCAAAGATGATAGAAGGTTGCGCATGTCTATCTGGCTGCGCGACGTAGAGACCGGCAATCGTAACGGCGAGGAGCTTTTTACCGTAACCCAGCATTGGTATGCTGCCGACAGCGCATCGTATCGGTCAACATGCTCGGTAAACAGGGCCTCCGATTTTACGCCGGTTTATCATTCAGAAACCATAGGCACAAAAACCAAAGCCTTTAATTGGAGCGCTACTAAAATTGCCGGATCCGATACTGTGAAAAATAACCTGGCGAAGGATTTTTTGCTAAATGTTAAAGAGCCCTATTTTAACTGGAACCTGGATATAGAAACTTTTGAGATGCTGCCCCTTGCAGCTGGCAAAACGTTCGCCATTAATTTTTACGACGCGGTGAGCAACACCCCCGAATACGCGGTGTACAAAGTAACCGGCAGCGAAGAGCTGGCCACGTTGGATAACGAAAAAGTTGATTGCTGGAAACTTTTTACCGAAGCCAATTATAAAGGCCAGCATTATACCCAAACCTTTTGGATAAGTAAAAACAGCCATGAGTTTTTACGGGAAGAGGACTTTTTTAACGGCGGCTACCGCTATAAAATTAAACTTGCAGGTGCTGCGCCCGATGTGGTAAAACGGTTTGGGAAGTAA
- a CDS encoding aldehyde dehydrogenase (NADP(+)) — MANNFKEASVDEINQVMQQAQTAFEAYQQTSIEQKSLFLEAIAAEIEALGDALLQKASEETNLPIPRLTGERARTTGQLRMFATMLREGSWVEASIDTANPDRAPLPKPDVRKMLTPLGPVVVFGASNFPFAYSTAGGDTASALAAGCPVVVKAHPAHAETSEMVYSAIKKAIVRSNMPEHIFQHVHGTSFESGKALVQADETAAVGFTGSTVGGLALLQYSSQRKKPIPVFSEMGSINPVVFLPDTLNKNAADLAAQYAGSITLGMGQFCTNPGLMLAIEGDGLYSFLDSLGKGIEAIKPAKMLHAGIHTAYEKKSHEAIAQDGVKVIQKSATEAHDIEALPTVALVSGETFLANPLLHEEVFGPYSLMVNCKDEQELLKVLKSVSGQLTTTVMGTDEDFAGHKALLQLLPSIAGRVLFNGVPTGVEVCHSMVHGGPFPATTDSRFTAVGTNAVKRWVRPVCYQNCPDGLLPLALQNANPLGIWRLVDNEWKK; from the coding sequence ATGGCAAATAATTTTAAAGAAGCAAGCGTCGACGAAATAAACCAGGTAATGCAACAAGCACAAACAGCTTTTGAAGCTTACCAACAAACCAGCATCGAGCAAAAAAGCCTGTTTTTAGAGGCTATTGCTGCCGAAATTGAAGCATTAGGCGATGCCTTGCTGCAAAAAGCGTCCGAAGAAACCAACCTGCCTATCCCCCGCTTAACCGGCGAGCGCGCCCGTACCACAGGTCAGCTGCGCATGTTTGCCACCATGCTGCGCGAAGGCAGCTGGGTTGAGGCCAGTATTGATACAGCTAATCCCGACAGGGCACCATTGCCTAAACCCGATGTTCGTAAAATGCTTACCCCGCTTGGTCCGGTAGTTGTTTTTGGGGCAAGTAATTTCCCTTTCGCTTACTCAACCGCAGGCGGCGATACTGCGAGCGCTTTGGCAGCAGGCTGCCCCGTAGTAGTAAAAGCACACCCCGCCCATGCCGAAACATCGGAGATGGTGTACAGCGCTATCAAAAAAGCCATTGTACGTAGCAATATGCCCGAACATATTTTTCAGCATGTACATGGTACCTCGTTTGAAAGTGGCAAAGCATTGGTGCAGGCTGATGAAACAGCAGCAGTTGGCTTTACCGGATCAACCGTTGGCGGTTTGGCATTGCTGCAATATTCATCGCAACGCAAAAAGCCTATCCCAGTATTTTCTGAAATGGGCAGTATAAACCCTGTTGTATTTTTGCCCGATACTTTAAACAAAAACGCTGCCGACCTGGCCGCACAATATGCCGGCTCCATAACTTTGGGCATGGGCCAGTTTTGTACCAACCCCGGCCTGATGTTGGCTATTGAGGGAGACGGACTTTACAGTTTCCTGGATAGCCTTGGCAAAGGCATTGAAGCTATAAAGCCCGCCAAAATGCTGCATGCGGGTATCCATACTGCATATGAAAAAAAGAGTCATGAAGCGATAGCGCAGGATGGTGTTAAGGTGATCCAAAAATCGGCTACCGAAGCACACGATATTGAGGCGTTGCCAACAGTTGCCCTGGTAAGCGGCGAAACATTTTTAGCCAACCCACTGTTGCACGAAGAGGTTTTTGGACCATACTCACTGATGGTAAACTGTAAAGACGAGCAGGAACTGCTTAAAGTATTAAAATCGGTATCGGGACAGTTAACCACCACGGTAATGGGTACCGACGAGGATTTTGCAGGGCATAAAGCTTTACTACAATTACTGCCATCCATAGCCGGCCGCGTATTGTTTAACGGCGTACCAACCGGGGTTGAAGTTTGCCATAGCATGGTACATGGTGGCCCTTTCCCGGCCACTACGGATAGCCGCTTTACCGCAGTAGGCACCAACGCCGTAAAACGCTGGGTGCGCCCGGTATGTTACCAAAACTGCCCTGATGGTTTATTGCCTTTGGCGTTGCAAAATGCGAATCCTTTGGGGATTTGGAGGCTGGTAGATAATGAGTGGAAGAAATAG
- a CDS encoding winged helix-turn-helix domain-containing protein, which produces MKLNLNGRIWFESPDGKLLGHGRVELLERIQQSGSLRQAALQMKMSYRQAWDIVNYMNEHFGSPVVISHRGGKGGGSAQLTEKGVKAIEQFKQFQAKFKDFLKENSSLIEV; this is translated from the coding sequence GTGAAATTGAACTTAAACGGGCGCATCTGGTTTGAAAGCCCGGATGGAAAGCTGCTTGGCCATGGCCGGGTTGAGTTACTGGAGCGCATCCAGCAGTCGGGATCATTAAGGCAGGCGGCTTTGCAAATGAAAATGTCATACAGGCAGGCATGGGACATTGTTAATTACATGAACGAACATTTTGGTTCGCCTGTTGTCATTTCGCACCGGGGCGGTAAAGGTGGCGGCAGTGCGCAGCTTACCGAAAAAGGGGTTAAAGCCATTGAGCAGTTTAAACAGTTCCAGGCTAAGTTCAAGGATTTTTTGAAGGAAAATAGTTCTCTTATAGAGGTATAG
- a CDS encoding TonB-dependent receptor: MNKYYALLSMMLLAGGTLFAQSKKKAKDTIAPKNDTTQIKKQELGEVVVSASRISENILRSPVSIEKITAVDFRRSAAPSFFDALENVKGVQLITPSLGFRIINTRGFANTTNVRFTQLVDGIDNQAPHIGAPIGDAMGPGDLDIESVEIIPGTASALYGLNAINGLANFITKDPFTSQGISIQQKTGINHIGDSETSAKLFSETSFRLARAISKRFAFKINGTYTTGYDWIADNRTDLNAAANAKLGIAGGPDNPGYDPVNGYGNESSDRKTVTLGGKQYSIARTGYAEKDVTSYNLHNVKVDVGLAYKINDNTRLTYSYRFADLDNIYQRANRFRLSGYVLQQHALELKNNIYQVRAYWTSENTGKSYNLRSAGENIDRNYKDDNTWYADFTKGFNTATSAGATVPQALQQARQLADAGRYQPGTAAFKATLDKLADINNWDIGSALRVKDDMWHAEGQVDISNAISSTFKKQTGLELMAGFDHRTYIIHPDGNYFINYVKGQEYSNLDYSKTGGFVQVAKSLFDDELKLSATLRADKNDYFSLKLNPRFTAVFSPMPEQNFRVSFQSGYRFPSIFEAFSNVNSGGVKRVGGLRVVSSGVFENSYVRTSIDAFQAAVKNDFNAGMSTSAAIEKEKGLLKKNTYTYLQPEHIKSFEAGYKSLFFNGDLSVDADFYYNRYNNFIGQIELNVPGTTKPDSIPYYLNDKTKQARYRVWTNSQSVVYNIGGSLGLSYRLWQKYIVTGNVSYAKLQRTANEDALEDGFNTPQWITNYSFGGNHVVGNFGFNATYKWQSGFYWQSFLVSGNVASYGTIDAQVNYDFVKTGLNVKIGASNLTNQYYYSFLGGPAIGGFYYTTLTLNIK; encoded by the coding sequence ATGAATAAATACTACGCCTTATTATCAATGATGTTACTTGCAGGAGGTACACTATTTGCCCAAAGCAAAAAAAAGGCAAAAGATACTATCGCCCCAAAAAATGATACCACACAAATCAAAAAGCAGGAACTTGGCGAGGTAGTGGTATCCGCATCGCGCATCAGCGAAAATATTTTACGGTCGCCGGTAAGCATCGAGAAAATAACCGCCGTCGATTTCAGGAGATCTGCCGCGCCGTCATTTTTTGATGCACTGGAAAATGTGAAAGGGGTACAGCTGATAACCCCCAGCCTTGGCTTCAGGATCATTAATACCCGTGGCTTTGCCAATACCACCAATGTTCGCTTTACGCAATTGGTTGACGGGATTGATAACCAGGCGCCGCATATAGGCGCGCCAATTGGCGATGCCATGGGCCCGGGCGATCTGGATATTGAAAGTGTGGAGATTATCCCCGGTACGGCATCAGCCTTATATGGCCTGAATGCCATCAACGGGCTGGCCAATTTTATCACCAAAGATCCTTTTACCAGCCAGGGTATCAGCATTCAGCAAAAAACAGGTATTAATCATATTGGCGATTCGGAGACATCTGCAAAGCTGTTTTCTGAAACCAGTTTCAGGCTGGCCAGGGCTATCTCTAAAAGGTTTGCCTTTAAAATAAACGGAACTTATACTACGGGTTACGATTGGATTGCCGATAACCGCACCGATTTAAATGCCGCCGCTAACGCAAAATTAGGTATAGCAGGCGGCCCCGATAACCCCGGCTACGATCCGGTGAATGGATACGGCAACGAATCATCCGACAGGAAAACCGTAACGCTTGGCGGTAAACAATATTCCATTGCCCGTACCGGTTATGCCGAAAAGGATGTAACCAGCTACAACCTGCACAACGTAAAGGTTGATGTTGGCCTTGCTTATAAAATTAACGATAATACCCGCTTAACCTACTCCTACCGTTTTGCCGATCTGGATAATATTTACCAGCGGGCCAATCGTTTCAGGCTGTCGGGCTATGTTTTGCAGCAACACGCACTTGAACTGAAGAATAATATTTACCAGGTACGAGCCTACTGGACCAGCGAAAATACCGGCAAATCATACAACCTGCGCTCGGCCGGCGAAAATATCGACCGTAATTACAAAGACGATAATACCTGGTATGCCGATTTTACCAAAGGTTTTAATACAGCCACATCTGCAGGCGCTACCGTACCACAGGCTTTGCAACAGGCACGCCAGTTGGCCGATGCCGGCCGCTACCAGCCCGGCACTGCTGCATTTAAAGCTACGCTTGATAAACTGGCCGATATAAATAATTGGGATATCGGTTCGGCGTTGCGTGTTAAGGATGATATGTGGCATGCTGAAGGGCAGGTAGATATCTCGAACGCTATTTCATCAACGTTTAAAAAACAAACAGGCCTTGAACTGATGGCAGGCTTTGATCATCGCACCTACATCATCCACCCTGATGGTAACTATTTTATTAATTATGTAAAGGGGCAAGAGTACAGTAACCTTGATTACAGTAAAACCGGCGGCTTTGTGCAGGTTGCCAAATCACTTTTTGATGACGAGTTAAAGCTGTCGGCTACATTACGTGCCGATAAAAACGACTACTTTAGCCTGAAGCTGAACCCTCGTTTTACGGCGGTATTTTCGCCAATGCCCGAGCAGAATTTCAGGGTGTCGTTCCAGAGCGGTTATCGTTTCCCCAGCATTTTTGAAGCATTTAGTAATGTGAACAGCGGCGGCGTAAAACGGGTTGGCGGCTTAAGGGTAGTATCGAGCGGTGTTTTTGAAAACTCCTACGTGCGTACGTCGATAGATGCTTTCCAGGCGGCGGTTAAAAATGATTTTAACGCGGGCATGTCAACCAGCGCCGCCATCGAAAAAGAAAAAGGCCTGCTTAAAAAGAACACCTACACCTATCTGCAGCCCGAGCATATCAAATCGTTTGAGGCTGGTTATAAGTCGTTGTTTTTTAATGGTGATTTGAGTGTTGATGCTGATTTTTACTATAACCGCTACAATAATTTTATAGGGCAAATTGAACTAAACGTACCCGGAACCACCAAACCCGATTCTATCCCTTACTACCTGAACGACAAAACCAAACAAGCCCGCTACCGGGTGTGGACAAACTCGCAAAGTGTTGTTTACAACATTGGCGGCAGCCTGGGCTTGTCCTATCGCCTATGGCAAAAATATATTGTTACCGGCAATGTATCATACGCCAAATTGCAGCGCACCGCCAATGAGGATGCGTTGGAAGATGGTTTTAATACGCCGCAATGGATCACTAATTACTCTTTTGGCGGTAATCATGTTGTTGGCAATTTTGGGTTTAACGCCACCTATAAATGGCAAAGCGGCTTTTACTGGCAATCGTTTTTGGTTAGTGGTAATGTAGCCTCATACGGCACTATTGATGCCCAGGTTAACTATGATTTTGTAAAAACGGGCCTTAATGTAAAAATTGGGGCCAGTAACCTCACCAACCAATATTACTACTCATTTTTAGGCGGTCCGGCTATTGGCGGCTTTTATTATACCACGCTTACACTGAATATAAAATAG